From a single Anomaloglossus baeobatrachus isolate aAnoBae1 chromosome 4, aAnoBae1.hap1, whole genome shotgun sequence genomic region:
- the LOC142301012 gene encoding histone H2B 1.1 produces MPDPAKSAPAPKKGSKKAVTKTQKKDGKKRRKSRKESYAIYVYKVLKQVHPDTGISSKAMGIMNCFVGDIFERIAGEASRLAHYNKRHTITSREIQTAVRLLLPGELAKHAVSEGTKAVTKYTSAK; encoded by the coding sequence ATGCCTGATCCCGCCAAGTCCGCCCCAGCGCCCaagaagggctccaagaaagccgtgaccaagactcagaagaaggacggcaagaagcggaggaagagccggaaggagagctatgccatctacgtgtacaaggtgctgaagcaggtgcaccccgacaccggcatctcctccaaggccatgggcatcatgaactgcttcgtcggtgacatcttcgagcgcatcgcaggggaagcctcccgcctggcgcactacaacaagcgccacaccatcacctcccgggagatccagaccgccgtgcgcctgctgctgcccggagagctggccaagcacgccgtgtccgagggcaccaaggccgtcaccaagtacaccagcgccaagtga